ATTCATGGGGGTTCGCATAACTGGGGGTTGCCTTGGGATTAAGTGAAGTTCGTGAGTCACCCTGGTGAAATGTTTCAGGGAAACTTGAAAACCAAAGAAAGGTCTTAAGGGAGATCAGAATCATGACGAAGCTATTGAGATTGATGCACTTATCGTATCTTTAAGTTGATCCCTTGAGTTTGCTGATAAGATATCATGAAAGTTACAGAAGTCTTACTtgatgttttatatatattgtgtAAGTTAAAACGTaatactttttgtttgccCACATGCtgtattttaagtttatactCGGCAAATATTTTGGAATGTTTTGGAAGATATAATTAAGCTATCAATCcaaaaatcatttattaaGAATATTAATGCCAGTTGGAAATgtgatttttagatttttttttgaaattgtttttatacatattttatacttatggttatctaataaaaatataaatataatgtgTACTTAGAATCATTGTTTATATTTCGTATTTTTATATCCTTGCAAAGGGGAAttttaggaatattcaaacaaatataaaaaaaatcattgtaACTTGTGACAGctcctaaaattattaaatattcttaaaataaagtataaaACGAAGGAATGTAGTATTTTGCTTTATAAGTGATTTTTATTAGACTTTAGAAAATCGTTTTAGGTTATATTATCTTGGAATCGTGTTCATTTAGTAGTTGGAAACAGTGACTGGTACAAAAGTGGTCGTAGTGGTGGTTGCATTGATGGTGTTATTGGTGGCAGCTGGAACTCCCATCTGAGTGGGCACGACAATCACATTTCTGGACATCATTCGGCGGCATTGGCGGCAAGGACGACCCCAGGCCAAAGGATTGGCATAGTACAGGACTCCTCGACGATGGTAGCACTCGGCGCACTGGACGTTTATATTGACATCAGACATAGTTCCTTGATTTCTTGGATCTCCTTTCCTTAGCTTTTCCCGCTCGACTGCGTTTCAATTTGCCTTTTACCAGTTACTTATTCCGTTTATATACACCCAGTTCAATTACGATAAGAAAGGCAGGGGATTTTCTTATCGATACGTTGATGGATCAAATTCGTGGTTCTGCTGGTATGGTTAATTAAACAGTCTAAAGTCTTCTGAACTAGGGtgtcaaatttatgactcataataaatcattttaatatattatacaattatgactcaaaataaatcattttaatatattatacaaTTGTGAATAATCTAAATTAAGGGCTCAGGTTATATAGTAAATGcttatcaaaaaattaaaaataccatttttgaaattatattaaatcttCAATCAAATAAGTCTAACTaacacattttaaatgcaatcaCAATCAATTTATTCGCATTAAGTATGTAGGCGCAATGGATTTAAATGCCCACTGATTTTACGATAATATTCCAATATCcaattatgtatttttccCATTACCATTAAaggtaatatattaatttaattattattgtatcaatcatatattttaaatgaaaaaggtACTAAAGGTCTAAGTCTAAATAAGTGATAATAACCAAATGACTTTTTCTTAACTCAATGaatattgttaaaaatgttttcacaaaatttttttatctaaaaactaaacaaaactaGATTAAAgtcaaaatgtatattatataagatgcaatttattatttatagtcATCCTTTTGAAGGTTGCAAAGATATAAATACATGTTATAACTTATAAGTCATGGGtatgtataaataaaagtgttaggttgccttttttaagcCAGATCTCTTTATTTGCTTCTTATTCACAAAAGATTTTCCGCTGATtggaatattaattatataaatttttcatgAAAAATGTGCTCGATGATATTTggaatacatttataaataaaaatcttggtttgcatttttaaatatgatctCTTTATTCACAGAGGACCTTCCACAGATTGgaagatttaatttatttttgttagtaGGATGATACAACAACCGGCACAACAGTGGTCCTTGCAGCGGGAACTCCGATTTGGGTGGGCAGTACGACCACATTTCTGGACATCATCCTGCGACAACGACGGCAAGGACGTCCCCGTAGAGCAGAGATCAATCCTCGACGATGGTGGCACTCGCACTGGAGATGGATATTAACATCAGACATGGTTCCTTGGTTTCTCGGATCGTCCTTCGTTGGCTGTTTAGCTAAAACTGCCTTTCAATTCTCCGTTTTACCCTTAATTTATACCATTTTGTATAGAATTAGTTTGATTGCGATAAGGATGTACTCTGATTTTGTTATCACTGCACGGGTCAAGTGGTCGTGATTCATTTATTCTGGTGCACggttaatttgtttgttgttgggtGATTCACTGGAGTCTTCTTCTCAAAGGGGTTGCCCCAAATTAAGTAgtcatatttaatatattaaaaaagtacTTAGAAACGTAATGCTGTTCGAgtaataaattacaattattattaataagtctTTGGACTACATTAAGAACTAAGAAtcatttatagttttttgcactcatttcttttttaaacaatttgttcttaaaaaagaaaaaataaataaataaaaacaaaaatgttttttcccaATAATAAATATCTCAAGAAAGCTAAAAACAAAGTGAAGCGTAAGCAAGTGTCATTTCCAAGTGTTCAttttattaaagttaaaaaatatttatgtaccGACAAGCCTAGTTGTACACTAATTGATAAGCAGACTCTGCCCAAAGGGACATCAATCATTCCGGCCAAGTCAGATAGCAACCAAAGCCAAAttcgaaacaaaaaaatatatatacgaaAACAATCATGTGTACAGATAATAGAGAGAGAAGAGAGGGACGTTTTTGCCTTGACCATTGTTTATGGCATTCGCCAGCAgttaaattttcatatttctacCATTAACATTGCGAATAAATGCAGGTACATATATGCGAATTTATTCACCATATGAAAATGTGTCACAGCAAGAAACGACATTGAAAACCAATCAtgtatatttcaattaaaacaaagtGCATTTAAGGTATTTAAGCAAACATTTCGAGCGGGTTTAAAATTACATAGGCCTCTCAAGAGGAGAAGATTAAGAGAAATTAAATCAGCATctgatatgtatttattaaaatataataaaccgAATaattataaagtatatattttgttagttaaatatttcataaaataaataaaatgccatCTTGAGAGCGTGaacagtattttatttaattgtacctacaaacattttttgactTCAAGGAATGACTTTTTAAGTGATGAATTCATCCtggtaattattttatatgtaaaatgtatttgtttttattttcaaaaatattaaggaTAAAATCTAATATTTATTCAGGGAATTTAAAGTAGTATTTTAAGCTGTTCACACTATTTAGCTGCTCCAAAAGAGGGCCTCTCCTACCACCTGGGCGGTGGAGGCTGCTGGACGATGATGACCTCCTCCCTGGGCGGCGGACGGCGACCGCCGATGTTGAACTCGATGAAGGGGCGGCTAGGTGGCACCACATCGACCTCGATAATGGGGCGTGGCGGTGGGGGCTGGTAGACGGCAGCTGGGGTGATGACCTCCACCATGGGTGGCGGTGGGGGATAGCGACCACCGCCCAATCCGATCTCGATCACAGGACGCGGGATCCTCGGCGGCACAATGTCCACCTCCACAATGGGCCTTCCaccatgatgatgatggtggtgaTGGCGTCGTTCCTCCTCGTAGTAGGGCATTATTTCTATCCAAATATTATCCTCTGAACTGTAGTGGTGCTGCCTTGGGCTGTTTTGTCGAACTGAATCTACTTCTTCACCTGCTTAACTATTTAAGGCCATTTTTATCGCTAATTGGGGggaatttttttctaatttcgtTATGTACCTTCCTTCCCAAACAGTAGCTTAGTTTACTATCTTGTCAGGTGGCATTAATGTCTTCcacgataaaaataaatatattgataaacataaactgataaaaacaaaattccaaTGAGTAGTCAAATTGACTTTGTTTTTTCGTCTGAATTTCATTAGGGAGTTCAAGGTTTCTatgattcatttttttttgaaggggAAGGACACAAATTTGAAATTGGTGAAATGATgattcatacaaaattattactgtgcaattttaaaattattttatatacaaaatataaagtaaTATTGCATAAAAAGAAGATAActcaacaaacttttaaaagcgcagggcggcaacactactattattttgaccgcagctgtatacttttatgatgtattactatgttttctaaaacttgtttctcccttaaaaaaaatcctaacatttttctaagtatggggcttaaaagataaagagtgtatctttgaAAAacctttaacatcgaatcaaaccttgaatccgtttgcctctgagagctccggaaagtcggccaatttcagcatttttcgaactttgaggtccttttgctaagaatccttccgtcggggaactttttggaaaatgcagttaaacttgggaattcgtaacgaatccagaaatatagcatccatcgaggtaaatttttgatgccgCACAGTGTAATTCTACGATTTTcctgaaatttgttttttcattAAACAAAATGTACTTTTCAGTTTAAAGGCAAgagattatatttatttcattttaataaattgcattttaatagaTACAAtagtttgaaatatttccaatagataatagaaaattacaatattttgataataaattCCGTCACCTTTTCTCAGCCAAATTCcttggattttatttataactttttaccGTATTGGCATGTATTGTCTTTCATATCAATGGAACCACTATCTGTATTATTGCACCACTTTTTGTTGTCATTTCAAAAACTTAAGATTAAGACAAAGAGATATTTGTGTTGTTTTCTTGTTATCTAGCGCTCGGTTACACTTTAtcgataaaatatattttatttgttagtgAACTTGTAGTGAATTTGGAACATATtatagttttttaaagatgtctATCTTTTACCACTGCTGATAGGGTTGATTGTTGTATGGGTAGGGTTGCTGCGGATACTGCTGGTACTGATACTCGTACTGCTGCTGGGGATAGTTGGGATATCCAtaggcctgctgctgctgtactATCACCTGGGTCCCGGGCATGTAGGTGGCTGCTGGGGTGCTGGTCATGTAGACAACCTCGGTGGGCCgaggcggaggcggcggcggataATAGCCGCCACCCCAACCGGGAACCACATCAATCTCGATATTTGGACGACCATGGTGATGGCGAGCAGGATAGCCGCATGGATCCTCATAGTACCGCATAGTTGATTAGCCGGTCTATCGAACCAACCTCACCACCCAGCAACGCGTTGAACACTGGAAACACCAACCAAACTGGAACACGGAACATTTTTGGGGGGGCTCCATCAATCAGGGTTTTGTGGGGAATTATATTCCAGTGGTTAGAGGCCGAGATAAGGTGACTTAGTCATCCGACATGGTCTGATAACAGCGAAACGGACAGTTGTGCATTTACAGGCGATCGGCTTTTGCTTTTCGCCTCACAGTTTTGTTTACTATATTAACTGATTCCGACTTATCGATGGTTAAGTTCTTATCTCTCAGATAGGAAAAATGTGCggaaaagctggaaaatgCTAATAGAGAAAGTGCTATAGCACcattataaaatacaaatgaaacaggtgttataaattaaataaaattagtttttatataacatctcttttgcatttattttatcaacaGAGGGTGATAAacaaaaatctaaaacaatatattttaaggtaTAAGGACTCCTCAAAAAGTTATAGAtataaatggaaatgaaagaaagaaaaataataatttttatattatttctatatattttatttaggaCATATAGTTTTTCAGTAAGgctaactaaaataaattcatcatAATTTGACAGATCAAAGTTCCTTCTCAATATTGTGGATTGTGGTAGTGGCTGCTTCCGgatggcggtggtg
The genomic region above belongs to Drosophila takahashii strain IR98-3 E-12201 chromosome 2L, DtakHiC1v2, whole genome shotgun sequence and contains:
- the LOC108068173 gene encoding uncharacterized protein — translated: MSDVNINVQCAECYHRRGVLYYANPLAWGRPCRQCRRMMSRNVIVVPTQMGVPAATNNTINATTTTTTFVPVTVSNY
- the LOC108068166 gene encoding uncharacterized protein, with the translated sequence MPYYEEERRHHHHHHHGGRPIVEVDIVPPRIPRPVIEIGLGGGRYPPPPPMVEVITPAAVYQPPPPRPIIEVDVVPPSRPFIEFNIGGRRPPPREEVIIVQQPPPPRW
- the LOC108068167 gene encoding uncharacterized protein; its protein translation is MRYYEDPCGYPARHHHGRPNIEIDVVPGWGGGYYPPPPPPRPTEVVYMTSTPAATYMPGTQVIVQQQQAYGYPNYPQQQYEYQYQQYPQQPYPYNNQPYQQW